From Sporocytophaga myxococcoides, the proteins below share one genomic window:
- a CDS encoding NAD(P)H-binding protein: protein MQKGKTALIFGATGLVGKELTGILINDERYDSIKIFGRHSSGFAGEKVKEIITELNNKSLLEAEMTGDHVFCCLGTTIKKAKTKEAFRKVDLGFPKLIAEVASATDISKMIVISSIGASTHTSNFYLKTKGEMEETLTGILKNRVYFLRPSFLLGNRSESRPGEQAGKFLMKLVGPLFRGKMKKYRAIEAHTVAEAMVHIANEVGDKHVFESDEIIDVLS from the coding sequence ATGCAAAAAGGTAAAACAGCATTGATATTTGGAGCAACAGGATTAGTAGGGAAGGAGCTCACAGGCATTTTAATAAATGATGAAAGATATGATTCGATAAAAATTTTCGGAAGACACTCATCTGGCTTTGCTGGTGAAAAAGTTAAGGAGATTATCACAGAATTAAACAACAAATCTTTGCTTGAAGCAGAAATGACAGGCGATCATGTTTTTTGTTGTCTCGGTACCACTATTAAAAAGGCGAAAACAAAAGAAGCTTTCAGAAAAGTTGATCTTGGATTTCCAAAGCTTATAGCCGAGGTTGCATCTGCTACAGATATTTCGAAGATGATCGTTATTTCCTCTATAGGAGCGAGCACACATACCTCCAATTTCTACCTGAAGACTAAAGGGGAAATGGAAGAAACACTTACCGGAATTTTAAAGAACAGAGTTTATTTTTTACGTCCCTCTTTCCTCCTTGGAAATAGAAGCGAGTCTCGCCCCGGAGAGCAAGCCGGGAAGTTTTTAATGAAATTGGTAGGGCCTTTATTCCGGGGTAAAATGAAAAAATACAGGGCTATAGAGGCCCATACAGTAGCTGAAGCTATGGTTCATATTGCCAATGAAGTTGGGGATAAGCATGTTTTTGAGTCAGACGAGATTATAGATGTTTTAAGCTGA
- a CDS encoding DnaJ C-terminal domain-containing protein has protein sequence MEYKDYYKILGVSKTASQNEIKKAFKKLAVKYHPDKNPGDKEAETRFKEANEANSVLSDPEKRKQYDEMGDNWKYYEQMKNQGGGGTYNPFGGGGTYEYSSSGGFDAESFADFFENIFSRSGKSKGGFSTGGRAYKGNDFQAELEITLEEAYRGTEKIVNVNGQPLRIKLKPGIADEQIIKLKEKGGQGAGGGKPGDLYITIRVVKHYKYERIGDNLYVDVPVDLYTLILGGKTEVNTLKGMIKLDIPKGTESGKVLRLRNLGMPVYNETGKFGDLYAKVLVQLPKNLSEKEEALFKQLASLREYAKV, from the coding sequence ATGGAGTATAAAGATTATTATAAAATACTTGGTGTCTCCAAAACTGCTTCGCAGAATGAGATTAAGAAAGCATTTAAAAAGCTTGCTGTGAAATATCACCCTGATAAAAATCCGGGAGATAAGGAAGCTGAAACTAGGTTTAAGGAAGCAAATGAAGCTAACAGTGTTCTTAGTGACCCTGAAAAAAGGAAGCAATACGATGAGATGGGAGATAATTGGAAGTATTATGAGCAAATGAAAAACCAAGGTGGAGGGGGGACTTATAATCCTTTTGGTGGAGGTGGCACTTATGAATATAGCAGTTCCGGAGGCTTTGATGCAGAAAGTTTTGCTGATTTTTTTGAAAACATATTCAGCCGATCAGGAAAAAGTAAAGGAGGATTCTCTACCGGGGGCCGAGCTTACAAAGGGAACGATTTTCAGGCAGAACTGGAAATAACTCTGGAAGAAGCCTATAGAGGAACAGAAAAAATTGTAAATGTTAACGGTCAGCCTTTAAGGATAAAACTAAAACCAGGAATTGCTGATGAACAAATTATAAAGCTCAAAGAAAAAGGAGGCCAGGGAGCGGGTGGAGGAAAACCTGGAGACCTATATATTACTATACGGGTCGTAAAGCATTATAAATATGAACGCATAGGAGATAATTTGTACGTTGATGTTCCTGTAGATTTGTATACTTTGATACTGGGTGGTAAAACAGAAGTAAATACTTTAAAGGGAATGATTAAACTGGATATTCCTAAGGGAACAGAAAGTGGTAAAGTATTAAGATTAAGAAATCTGGGAATGCCTGTATATAATGAAACCGGAAAGTTTGGTGATCTATATGCAAAGGTACTTGTTCAGTTACCTAAAAATTTATCAGAAAAGGAGGAGGCTTTATTCAAGCAGCTGGCCTCTTTAAGAGAATATGCTAAAGTTTAA
- a CDS encoding universal stress protein: protein MKKILCPVDFSDVSYRGVNFANEIVKITGGSLILINLYHITPIEPGTASYLSSDIVTEAEEEARRGLQDIINGLPKGDNVIYDYVVKYGIPEDEIPHFARKENVDMIVMGTEGAEGLKKIFMGSVTATVAEESGCPVLVVPSNVEYHPIKQIVYATDLNGNETEGISFVIELAQLFDAHISFFSIQKKHNYKEEEEFIKYALEKLLLNQSYKKMSFDLNEGDDIEAGINAYAKSKNADILVLATHERSFLKKIFSRSQTKEILYNPELPILAVHKVEEHVSAK, encoded by the coding sequence ATGAAAAAGATTCTTTGTCCGGTAGATTTCTCTGATGTTTCATACAGAGGAGTAAATTTTGCCAATGAAATAGTTAAAATTACTGGAGGATCACTAATCTTAATAAATCTGTATCACATAACTCCGATAGAACCGGGTACTGCAAGTTATTTGTCCAGTGATATTGTGACGGAAGCGGAAGAGGAAGCGAGGCGTGGATTACAGGATATCATCAATGGTTTGCCCAAAGGAGATAATGTAATTTACGATTATGTTGTAAAATATGGAATTCCGGAAGATGAAATACCACATTTTGCAAGAAAGGAAAATGTTGACATGATTGTTATGGGAACGGAAGGGGCAGAAGGCTTGAAGAAAATTTTTATGGGCTCCGTCACAGCTACAGTAGCAGAAGAATCTGGCTGTCCGGTTTTGGTTGTGCCATCTAATGTGGAATATCATCCGATCAAACAAATAGTTTATGCTACTGATCTTAATGGAAATGAAACAGAAGGAATTTCTTTTGTAATTGAACTAGCTCAGTTGTTCGATGCACATATATCTTTTTTCAGTATCCAGAAAAAGCATAATTATAAAGAGGAAGAAGAATTTATAAAATATGCTCTAGAAAAGTTACTCCTCAATCAATCGTATAAGAAAATGAGTTTTGATCTGAATGAAGGGGATGATATTGAAGCTGGTATTAATGCTTATGCTAAAAGTAAGAATGCTGATATTCTGGTATTGGCAACACATGAAAGAAGTTTTCTGAAAAAAATATTTTCTCGCAGTCAGACAAAAGAAATCCTATATAATCCTGAACTACCTATTCTGGCTGTACATAAAGTGGAAGAGCATGTATCAGCCAAATAG
- a CDS encoding YihY/virulence factor BrkB family protein — MFRVILFTIVRKFSILGKLIFEAYKEWVKDKGTNLATGLAFYQTLSIAPLVAFIYIISLKTFGFQKTKEVILPLIADFFPPNFVDVIKFLLTREKGFPPSNESTFAGVTIVTFILGTVNYFAQLKDSIELIWGDIRDRFGVIEAIKRNYDDVKTTVSSLFVIAIFIMINGILPHPYLNNSSVFSFVNDFGIELFKVLIQVFFISVLYTFFFKSMPPYSVSIWEALPAGILGGVLQAIGREIMIVIVGSETDTSVTASLLSFQLWFFYSNIVLMYTAEFSKVYVFYKRNTTLKNIKSFYPKNE; from the coding sequence ATGTTCCGGGTAATTTTGTTTACAATAGTAAGGAAATTTTCCATTCTGGGGAAATTGATTTTTGAAGCTTACAAGGAGTGGGTTAAGGATAAAGGTACAAATCTTGCTACTGGTCTGGCATTTTACCAGACTTTATCAATTGCTCCATTGGTGGCATTTATATACATAATTTCTTTAAAGACATTCGGTTTTCAAAAAACTAAAGAAGTAATTCTCCCTTTAATAGCTGATTTTTTTCCTCCCAATTTTGTAGATGTAATAAAGTTTTTATTGACAAGAGAGAAAGGTTTTCCTCCTTCCAATGAATCGACTTTTGCTGGTGTTACTATTGTGACATTTATATTGGGAACAGTTAACTATTTTGCACAGCTGAAAGATTCCATAGAACTTATATGGGGAGATATCCGTGATCGTTTTGGAGTTATTGAAGCAATCAAAAGAAATTATGATGATGTTAAAACTACAGTATCTTCTTTGTTTGTGATCGCCATTTTTATAATGATTAACGGAATATTACCTCATCCTTATCTGAACAATTCATCAGTATTTTCCTTTGTTAATGATTTTGGAATTGAATTATTTAAAGTTTTAATACAAGTTTTTTTTATATCTGTTCTTTATACATTTTTTTTCAAATCCATGCCACCTTATTCTGTGAGTATTTGGGAAGCCCTTCCTGCAGGAATTCTGGGAGGTGTATTGCAAGCGATAGGAAGGGAAATCATGATAGTAATTGTAGGTAGTGAAACTGATACCAGTGTGACAGCTTCGTTGTTATCCTTTCAGCTTTGGTTCTTTTATAGCAATATAGTGCTTATGTACACGGCTGAGTTTTCCAAGGTATATGTTTTTTATAAAAGGAATACCACACTTAAAAATATAAAATCTTTTTATCCTAAAAATGAATGA
- a CDS encoding SulP family inorganic anion transporter has product MNEKKNHGGKRLKFPQDIIAAATGSIAALPEGMALGAMAGMNPIHGLYASIIGPLIGSWTTSSVYMVVSTTGALALATRGALHGISQDEKISVLVLITILAGIIQILMGIFRLGYLIRFVSNSVMRGFLSAVALTIVLSQFADISGYYGSKHSNKVLKALDVILHYKEINFYALGIAMLTIIMTLYLATTKLKNFSMFFSLTAASLITFFVKNSPIRLVGNENKIPNELPSLMLPQYENIPDVFISSLAIALIGFIQGAGVGHMRPNPDGKYPDSSKDLRGEGLANIASGFFTGIPVGGSVSHTSVLTSAGAYSRWATFISAIMIGLLVYTMSGFIEHLPMAALGGILIISGFWSINREGILTIWETSIQARCIMSFTFIATLAVPIQYAVLGSVVLTFLLHIVEASNRVKLKALIVADDGFLKEIQPPSQISSKEVVMLHPSGSLFFAGAYVLKDLLPKADKAEHSVVIIGLRGRKEIGSTFVTVIKEYHEHLKRHHCILKLVGVGQVVYHQLDRTDLLEEIGKENVYRFDTELGRPMMRARKDGYQWIREQH; this is encoded by the coding sequence ATGAATGAAAAGAAGAATCATGGTGGCAAAAGGCTGAAGTTTCCTCAGGATATAATTGCGGCTGCTACAGGAAGTATTGCTGCTTTACCTGAAGGTATGGCTCTCGGTGCTATGGCTGGTATGAATCCTATTCATGGTTTGTATGCTTCTATCATTGGTCCTCTTATTGGATCATGGACTACTAGCTCTGTATATATGGTTGTGTCAACTACGGGGGCTTTGGCTTTAGCTACAAGGGGAGCATTGCATGGTATCAGCCAGGATGAAAAGATTTCCGTTCTTGTGTTGATTACCATTCTTGCCGGTATTATTCAGATTCTGATGGGTATTTTTAGACTTGGCTATCTTATAAGGTTTGTTTCAAACTCAGTGATGCGAGGATTTTTGAGTGCAGTAGCACTAACAATTGTTCTTAGTCAGTTTGCAGATATTTCAGGTTATTATGGAAGTAAGCATAGTAATAAAGTACTGAAGGCTTTGGATGTTATTTTACACTATAAAGAAATTAATTTTTATGCCTTGGGAATTGCAATGTTGACAATTATTATGACTCTTTATCTTGCAACAACCAAACTTAAAAATTTTTCAATGTTTTTTTCTTTAACGGCAGCTTCACTGATAACTTTTTTTGTGAAAAATTCACCTATCAGGCTTGTTGGGAATGAAAATAAAATTCCTAATGAATTGCCTTCATTAATGTTACCTCAATATGAAAATATTCCGGATGTTTTTATTTCATCATTAGCCATTGCTCTTATAGGTTTCATACAAGGAGCAGGCGTTGGTCATATGAGACCAAATCCCGACGGAAAATATCCGGACTCCAGCAAGGACTTGAGGGGAGAGGGGCTTGCTAATATAGCTTCCGGATTTTTTACTGGAATACCTGTAGGAGGTTCTGTTAGTCATACCTCTGTATTGACATCAGCTGGAGCCTATTCCAGGTGGGCTACCTTTATTTCAGCTATTATGATTGGATTGCTTGTATACACTATGAGCGGATTTATTGAACACTTGCCAATGGCGGCATTAGGCGGCATTTTAATTATTTCAGGTTTTTGGTCTATTAATAGGGAAGGGATTTTAACAATATGGGAAACAAGTATTCAGGCCAGGTGTATTATGAGCTTTACTTTTATAGCCACACTTGCTGTTCCTATTCAATATGCTGTACTCGGTTCTGTGGTGCTTACATTTCTCTTGCATATTGTAGAGGCTTCTAATAGAGTGAAGTTAAAAGCACTTATAGTAGCAGATGATGGTTTTTTGAAGGAGATACAGCCACCCTCTCAAATTTCAAGTAAGGAGGTGGTAATGCTCCATCCCTCAGGTAGTCTTTTTTTTGCTGGAGCATATGTATTGAAAGACCTTTTGCCAAAAGCAGATAAAGCAGAACATTCTGTTGTAATTATTGGGCTAAGAGGAAGAAAAGAAATAGGAAGTACTTTTGTTACTGTTATTAAAGAATACCATGAACACCTCAAAAGACATCATTGTATATTGAAATTGGTTGGAGTGGGGCAGGTTGTCTATCATCAACTGGATAGAACAGATTTATTGGAGGAGATTGGAAAAGAAAATGTATATCGTTTTGATACTGAATTGGGAAGACCTATGATGCGTGCACGCAAAGATGGATATCAATGGATCAGAGAGCAACACTAG